The sequence TGGTGCAAATGGCCAACCTCGCGCCCCACGCCAGCGACACCATCAACCTGCCGCCGGCGGAGGAGACCGACGGCATGCTGCTGTTCTTCATCACCCGTCGCAACACCGTGCTGCCGATGGTCGCGCGCCTGACCCCAGAGCAGACGGCCTTGGCCTACATCCTGGGCGAATCGGTGGAGAGCTCCGCTGGCGATCCGCGCCGCGCCGGCGAATCGGTGCGCGTGGTGGGCACCAATCCCTTCGTCGTCGGCGACGAGGCGGCGGAGGCCAACTGGATCCACGAGTTCCTGCGCCGCCACCCCAAGGTGCAGGGCTACCTCATCAACACCGGCGGTGTCGGCGAGATCCGCGAGAAACAGCCCGACGGCACCACCCGCATCAAGCGCGAGGTCATGCGCATCCAGATCCCGGAGAGCTCGGCGCTCTTCCGCTCCGCGGTGCGCGGTAGCGTGAAGTGGCGCCGGGAGTCCTACCTCGGCATGGAGGTGCCGGAGGAGATCGAGGGCGTGGACATCCGCAAGTTCGACCCCACCTCCTTCTACTCCCAAGCCGAGGTTGACAACTACGTCAATGATCTCAAGCGCGAGCGCCGCGAGTACCTCGAGCAGTTCCCGGGCCTGGCCCCGGCGATCATCCAGGCTGCCGAGAAATAGGGACGCGGCGGTCACGCCGACCCCGGGGAGGCGGAGGTGAGCCTCGAGGGATGGGTGGCACTGAGTAAAGCGGAGCTGCGGCCGACGCAGGCCCTGGCGCTGCTTGAGCGCTTCCCCACTCCCCGAGAACTGCTGGCTGCCGGGCCGGCGGGATGGCGCTCCGTCTGCCCTCTGTCGCCGTCGGAGGAGCGCCGCCTGCGCGATGCGGCGCAGGCGCCGGTCGCCCAAGACCTGCGCCTGCTGGAGGAGCTGGCGGCCCACCTCGTCACCATCCGCGATCTGCACTATCCGGCGCTGCTGCGGCAGATCTACGGCGCCCCGCCGGTGCTTTATGTGCGCGGCGAGATCCGCGAGCAGGACCACCGCGCGGTCGCCATCGTCGGCACCCGCCGCGCCAGCCCCTACGGCCGGCTGGTGGCCGAGACGCTCGCGCGCGACCTCGCCGCCGCCGGCGTCACCGTAGTCAGCGGACTCGCCCTGGGCGTTGACTCCGCCGCCCACGCCGGCGCGCTGCAGGCCGGCCGCACCATCGGTGTCGCCGCCTGCGGCCTCGACGTCAGCTACCCCCCGAGCAACCGCGCCTTGATCGAGCGCGTCGCTTCCCAGGGCGCCGTGGTCAGCGAGTTCCCCTTCGGCGCGCGCCCCGACCGCTGGCGCTTCCCCGCCCGCAACCGCATCATCGCCGGCATGGCGCTGGGCACCGTCGTAGTCGAAGCCCCCGAGGGCAGCGGCGCCCTCATCACCGCCGACCATGCCCTCGACCAGGGGCGCGAGGTCTTCGCCGTTCCCGGCGCTGTCAACACCGTTCAGAGCCGCGGCACCCACCAGCTCCTCAAGCAGGGCGCGAAGCTCGTCGAATCGGTGGATGACATCCTCGAGGAGCTGGACCTCCCCGCCGCCCCCAAGGCCGAAGCGCCCCGTACCGACGATCTCTCATCCGCGGAAGGCGGCCTGCTATCCCTGCTCACCCTCCATGAGAAAGACGTGGACTCCCTCATTCAGGAGACGCGGCTGCCGTCGTCCCAGGTCAACGCCATCCTCACCATGCTGGAGCTGCGCGGGCTGGTGCGGCGCATGCCCGGCAACTACTTCGTGCGGGTGCACTAGCGGCTCCAACATACCGCCACCAAGGCAGTAGCGTTGGTCAACGACGAGGGTCGGAAGGCGGTTGCGGAACCCCAGGCATGGGATGTGAAATGCCGGCTCGATGTGCACACACCAGGAGCAAGTCGCACAAGAAGGGCAGCGTGCGTGAAGAGGGAAGAAGGGCCTTATGAGACAGCGAGCCTCCGATGACGCTTTCGCTCAACTCCACCTGGCTCGCGAGCTCGCGGGCGACATCGAGGGGTGGAGCAA is a genomic window of Armatimonadota bacterium containing:
- the dprA gene encoding DNA-processing protein DprA, which codes for MSLEGWVALSKAELRPTQALALLERFPTPRELLAAGPAGWRSVCPLSPSEERRLRDAAQAPVAQDLRLLEELAAHLVTIRDLHYPALLRQIYGAPPVLYVRGEIREQDHRAVAIVGTRRASPYGRLVAETLARDLAAAGVTVVSGLALGVDSAAHAGALQAGRTIGVAACGLDVSYPPSNRALIERVASQGAVVSEFPFGARPDRWRFPARNRIIAGMALGTVVVEAPEGSGALITADHALDQGREVFAVPGAVNTVQSRGTHQLLKQGAKLVESVDDILEELDLPAAPKAEAPRTDDLSSAEGGLLSLLTLHEKDVDSLIQETRLPSSQVNAILTMLELRGLVRRMPGNYFVRVH